The genomic window ACCGTCCAGTTGCTCGGCGAGCTCGTAACCGATCGTGCCCTGCCCGCCGATCACCTCGGGATCGTTGTACGGCGAGAGGAAGTGCGCCCCCGCCGCTGCCAGGTCCAGCGCGTGCCGTTCGGCCTCGTCGTAGGACTGGCCGACCTCCACCAGATCGATGCCCAGTGCCCGCAGCTTGTCCACCTTGGCGCGCGAGGCGTTGCCCGGCACCACGATCGTCGCCGACCGGCCGAGCGTGCGGGCGGCGAAGGCCACCCCGAGCCCGTGGTTGCCGGCCGAGGCGGCGACCACGGGCAGCTCCGGGTCGAGCGCCGCCACCGCACTGAGCGCGCCGCGCACCTTGAATGCGCCGGTGGGTTGCAGCGATTCCAGTTTCAGCGCGGGGCCGGCGAGCTCGCCGGCCGCGTCGCCGCGGTCCAGCGGTGTCGGGCGTAACCGCGCACGCACCACCGACCAGGCTCGGTCCAGGTCGGCGACGGACGGTACCCGCACCTGCCGGTGCGGCTGGGTGGACGGCATGAGTCTCCTCGTGTGCTCAACGATGATCTCCCCTGCCGTCCAGCTTGCATCCTGGCCCGACCGGGGACAAGCGACCGGACCGCGCCTTGCGGTCGCTCGTCGCGGCGGGCAAGGCCAGCTCCATCTCGCCGATGCCGTCCGCGATCACCTGTTTGGCGCCGACATCGTCGAGCAGTTCGGCCACCGGCCGGTTCGCGGCCAGGTAGGTCGCCGTGAACCGGGTGAAGCCGCGCTGTGCCGCGGCCTCGCCGAGCATCCGTACCAAGGCCGACGCGCCACCGAGCCGGCGCCACGCCCGATCGACGACCACGGCGACCTCGGCGACGCCCGGTTCGTCGGTCGCCTCGTACCGGGCGATACCCACCCCTCGCCCGCCCGGTTCGCGGGTGACCAGCGCGAAGCGACGCACGTAGTCCAATTCAGTCAGATAGCGCAGCAGCCGCGGGGTGACGCGTGGTGGCGGACCGCAGAACCTACGGCGCAGCGTCTCGGCGTCGGCGGCCCGCAACGCCGCACCCAGCTCCGCGGCGTCCGCGGGAGTGAGCAGCCCGACCTCCACGGGGCGCCCGTCCCGCAACCGCACCGTGCGAGGGAAATCGACGGGAAACTCCACGCCCCCGGAAAATGCCACCCCGGTTCGAGTGACCGGGACAGCGGATGTGCGGATCATCGCATCTCACCCTTTCGGCTCATCGAGCAGACCCTTTTGGCTCATCCTCGGCCGGCGCCACCCCGTCGTGTTTCCGATACCGTGTTTCGAAACCGTGCCTTTTCCTTTTCGCGCGGCGTATTTCCTTACTACACCCGAAAACATGACCGGACCAGACGCTTGTGACACATCACCGGAACACGCGAGGATCGGGGCATGGGAAGGGAGGTGCGCTATCCAAACGTCCGGTAACGGGTTGCGACGACCGGGCGATACGGAGTACCTGGACGGCCCATACCGAGGAGGCCGGAAGTTGCCCGCCCGGACGGGGTGGTTGGTATCTATCGACATCATACTGAGGCAGGTAGTGTGCGAAGTATCGCGGATCTTCGAAAATGTGCGTCGGCACATCTGGACACGTATGTCGATCCCAGAGCACCGTTCGCCTTCGCGACCTACGACCAGCTCTACGACTTCTCCGGCACGCTCACCGCACCGGACTGCCTCGCCGCCAACCTGCTGACCCTGCGGCTGCGGCACGATCACGTGATCCCGCTGTTCCAACGGGACGCGGGTGCCGGCCCCCGGCTGCTGGCGGCCATGCAGCGGGTGCTGGACGCGACCACCCCGGACGAACCCGCCTTCGCGGAGCTGGACTCGATCGACGAGCCGCCGTTCCGACTGGTCCGCAACGCCAACCTGCTCACCGAGGAGGTACCACAGTGGACGGCGGTGACGGTCTCGAAGGTGCTGCACCGGTTACGCCCGCACCTGGTCCCGATCTGCGACGCGCTCGTCCGGCGCTTCTACCTCGCCGACCAGACGGTGACCTTCTATCGG from Amycolatopsis cihanbeyliensis includes these protein-coding regions:
- a CDS encoding threonine ammonia-lyase, with the translated sequence MPSTQPHRQVRVPSVADLDRAWSVVRARLRPTPLDRGDAAGELAGPALKLESLQPTGAFKVRGALSAVAALDPELPVVAASAGNHGLGVAFAARTLGRSATIVVPGNASRAKVDKLRALGIDLVEVGQSYDEAERHALDLAAAGAHFLSPYNDPEVIGGQGTIGYELAEQLDGPLTVVCGVGGGGLAAGLGLWASTRADVRVVGVEMEASTALSASVRAGRWVAVEVGPTVADGLSGNIEIDSVTIGLVSQHVDELVTVSEVELHEAMRYLAGSRGVVAEGAGAAPVAALLSGKVDARGTAVAVISGRNIALPLVAELLGAPG
- a CDS encoding GNAT family N-acetyltransferase → MIRTSAVPVTRTGVAFSGGVEFPVDFPRTVRLRDGRPVEVGLLTPADAAELGAALRAADAETLRRRFCGPPPRVTPRLLRYLTELDYVRRFALVTREPGGRGVGIARYEATDEPGVAEVAVVVDRAWRRLGGASALVRMLGEAAAQRGFTRFTATYLAANRPVAELLDDVGAKQVIADGIGEMELALPAATSDRKARSGRLSPVGPGCKLDGRGDHR
- a CDS encoding DUF6308 family protein encodes the protein MRSIADLRKCASAHLDTYVDPRAPFAFATYDQLYDFSGTLTAPDCLAANLLTLRLRHDHVIPLFQRDAGAGPRLLAAMQRVLDATTPDEPAFAELDSIDEPPFRLVRNANLLTEEVPQWTAVTVSKVLHRLRPHLVPICDALVRRFYLADQTVTFYRALHDDVRANRDLLAAITRGRRTPDGRPLSELRALDIVIWHHERYGCCVLS